A section of the Kluyveromyces lactis strain NRRL Y-1140 chromosome F complete sequence genome encodes:
- the GFA1 gene encoding glutamine--fructose-6-phosphate transaminase (isomerizing) GFA1 (highly similar to uniprot|P14742 Saccharomyces cerevisiae YKL104C GFA1 Glutamine-fructose-6-phosphate amidotransferase catalyzes the formation of glucosamine-6-P and glutamate from fructose-6-P and glutamine in the first step of chitin biosynthesis), which yields MCGIFGYCNFLVEKSRGEIIDTLVEGLQRLEYRGYDSTGIAIDGDREDETVIYKQIGKVSALKKEIEAHKPNRDAHFVTHCGIAHTRWATHGEPKQVNCHPHRSDPSGTFVVVHNGIITNFRDLRQLLTNKGYKFESDTDTECIAKLFKHIYDTNLKNGHDPDFHELTMQVLQELEGSYGLLCKSTHYPNEIIATRKGSPLLIGVKSEKKLKVDFVDVEFPDSEQLPDLPVNNECNLLNDADRSLLPLAGDESTLRRSQSRAFLSEDGSPSPIEFFLSSDAASIVKHTKKVLFLEDDDIAHIYDGELHIHRANKKLTESATRSIQTLEMELAQIMKGPYQHFMQKEIYEQPESTLNTMRGRIDFEHNLVNLGGLKSRLSAIRKARRLIMIACGTSYHSCLATRAIFEELTEIPVSVELASDFLDRKCPIFRDDVCIFVSQSGETADTMLSLNYCLERGALTLGIVNSVGSSISRSTHCGVHINAGPEIGVASTKAYTSQYIALVMVALSLSDDRVSKIERRNEIIQGLKLIPGQIKEVLNVEPRIKELCAKELKDQKSLLLLGRGYQFASALEGALKIKEISYMHSEGVLAGELKHGVLALVDEDLPIIAFGTRDSLFPKVLSSIEQVIARKGHPIIICNENDEVWQNKAKANNLITLEVPQTVDCLQGLLNIIPLQLTSYWLAVNNGIDVDFPRNLAKSVTVE from the coding sequence ATGTGTGGTATCTTTGGTTATTGTAATTTTTTAGTTGAGAAATCTCGTGGCGAGATCATCGATACTTTAGTGGAAGGTTTGCAGAGATTAGAGTACAGAGGGTATGACTCTACTGGTATTGCTATTGATGGTGACAGAGAAGACGAAACTGTTATTTACAAGCAAATCGGTAAAGTTtctgctttgaagaaagagatcgAAGCTCATAAGCCAAACAGGGACGCGCATTTTGTCACTCATTGTGGTATTGCTCATACCAGATGGGCTACACACGGTGAGCCAAAACAGGTGAATTGTCATCCTCACAGATCTGATCCAAGCGGTACTTTTGTTGTGGTTCACAACGGTATCATCACCAATTTTAGAGATTTGAGACAGCTTTTGACGAATAAAGGGTACAAGTTTGAATCCGATACCGATACTGAATGTATTGCCAAGTTATTCAAGCATATCTACGACacaaatttgaagaacggTCATGATCCAGATTTCCATGAGTTAACGATGCAAGTTTTGCAAGAGTTGGAAGGTTCTTACGGTCTTTTGTGTAAGTCTACTCATTATCCAAATGAAATCATCGCCACAAGAAAGGGTTCCCCATTGTTGATCGGTGTTaaatctgaaaagaaattgaaggtTGATTTCGTCGACGTTGAATTCCCAGATTCTGAGCAGTTACCAGATTTGCCAGTTAACAACGAATGTAACTTGTTGAACGATGCTGATAGAAGTTTGCTTCCATTGGCCGGTGACGAAAGTACCTTGCGTAGATCTCAATCAAGAGCTTTCTTATCAGAAGACGGTTCTCCATCTCCAATCgaatttttcctttccAGTGATGCTGCCTCCATTGTAAAACACACCAAGAAGGTCTTGTTCTTGGAAGACGATGATATTGCTCACATCTACGACGGTGAATTGCACATCCATAGAGCtaacaaaaaattgacaGAATCTGCCACCAGATCCATTCAAACCCTTGAGATGGAATTGGCTCAAATTATGAAGGGTCCATACCAACATTTCATGCAAAAGGAAATTTATGAACAACCAGAATCTACTTTGAACACCATGAGAGGTAGAATAGATTTTGAACACAATCTGGTCAACTTGGGTGGTCTAAAGTCTAGATTGTCTGCCATCAGGAAAGCTCGTAGATTAATAATGATCGCCTGTGGTACTTCTTATCACTCTTGTTTAGCTACAAGAGCCATTTTCGAAGAGCTAACGGAGATTCCAGTATCAGTGGAATTAGCGTCAGATTTCTTGGATAGAAAATGCCCAATCTTTAGAGACGATGTTTGTATTTTTGTTTCCCAATCCGGTGAAACTGCTGACACCATGTTGTCCTTGAATTACTGTTTGGAAAGAGGTGCATTGACCTTGGGTATCGTGAACAGTGTTGGTTCTTCCATTTCTAGAAGTACTCACTGCGGTGTCCACATCAATGCTGGTCCAGAAATCGGTGTTGCATCAACAAAAGCTTATACATCACAATATATTGCATTAGTAATGGTGGCTCTTTCTCTATCAGACGATAGAGTCTCCAAGAtcgaaagaagaaacgAGATCATCCAAggtttgaaattgattcCAGGTCAAATCAAAGAAGTCTTGAACGTGGAACCAAGGATCAAAGAACTTTGTGCtaaagaattgaaggatCAGAAATCTTTACTTCTATTAGGTAGAGGTTACCAATTCGCAAGTGCCTTGGAAGGTGCAttgaagatcaaagaaatctctTACATGCATTCAGAAGGTGTGCTTGCtggtgaattgaaacaCGGTGTTCTAGCATTAGTCGACGAAGATTTACCAATCATCGCTTTCGGTACCAGAGATTCCCTATTCCCAAAGGTCCTTTCCTCAATCGAACAAGTGATAGCCAGAAAGGGTCATCCAATCATTATCTGCAACGAAAACGATGAAGTTTGGCAAAACAAGGCCAAGGCCAACAATTTGATTACTTTGGAAGTTCCACAAACTGTCGACTGTCTACAAGGTCTATTGAACATTATCCCATTACAATTGACCTCATATTGGTTGGCAGTCAACAACGGTATCGACGTCGATTTCCCAAGAAACTTGGCTAAATCCGTGACTGTCGAGTAA
- a CDS encoding uncharacterized protein (some similarities with uniprot|Q04279 Saccharomyces cerevisiae YMR086W Protein of unknown function green fluorescent protein (GFP)-fusion protein localizes to the cell periphery and uniprot|P34250 Saccharomyces cerevisiae YKL105C), which produces MFRSRKSRESRSIDPGALVAANTIGKALVPSKDSFGGQVVDKSKIPRYNSISGRSYSMVNSPKPSSRRNSVRHASDTGDRSSRYGSMRSVQSGNRVAQSDADKVFHEFGGNEAKYVLGPSGLVRVDNDNNEPKMVSRYIPSSHGLVKVEVPLEQYEAERRNSLRRSTSLRGGMTVRNSLSNKRSHASLRANSIGHRTPSGTPLKKLTEVPTVEEKKADITHYRSSPSPVPRITKTVYATTAKETSAPVEEFKPPSFGNGTALPQTPERAITKDLIDSATEEEQPKIHTDLSVTKEAVEQKIDLDSKQVVEEEHVILTHQKEVTSLPDETINAEKETDKESLKKAEHNTSKVDIPDSKEKALPGNDGVQETIVEKVVDEEEHQIEVQDPIVAERQSESQPESQPESQPETGKSTLAQYIRSANPELQRVNEEDALVTPKIPLEKTPSPIKSAMKKTNHNSQQLQQQSQASSAYLSLTTKENTRLNAQLSHESLRETASKQQAQNQYRRQQQQNQQPLAPKRNSQRPQSMMAQRVNGDRRSFMQNNSGVASPRDARPRSVVGKPSNNAKSQQNSGLYPREPPQKRSSFEKQRPMSTNLGFKNLSLREDPQLTDQYEQPQAPFQPHPQQRQSRNSTPVKSGVTYNGVQYVSGSVPLPASNTNNNKPKASSIAHGFKSRFADSDSDEESANLQFSNQGSRSTQVSSEYEPAPPPPAPYNPHATLRPQPEPQINATHTTEKKKKNNFSSKLKKLFGNKKH; this is translated from the coding sequence atgtttcGTTCTAGAAAGTCAAGAGAATCGCGTTCTATTGATCCTGGTGCTTTGGTTGCTGCAAACACCATTGGGAAGGCACTGGTACCTTCTAAGGATTCGTTTGGGGGCCAGGTTGTAGATAAGAGTAAGATTCCCAGGTATAACAGTATAAGTGGCCGTTCCTACTCGATGGTAAACAGTCCCAAACCAAGTTCTCGTCGGAACTCTGTGAGACATGCTAGTGATACTGGAGATCGTTCTTCCAGGTATGGCTCGATGCGTTCCGTACAGAGTGGTAACAGGGTTGCTCAAAGCGATGCAGACAAGGTTTTCCATGAGTTTGGTGGTAATGAGGCCAAATATGTGCTAGGACCCAGTGGTCTGGTACGTGTTGATAATGACAATAATGAGCCTAAAATGGTATCTAGATACATTCCTAGCAGCCATGGGTTGGTCAAAGTCGAAGTTCCTTTGGAACAGTACGAGGCTGAGAGGAGAAACAGTCTTAGAAGGTCGACTTCTTTACGTGGTGGGATGACTGTAAGAAACTCACTTTCTAATAAAAGGAGTCATGCCTCTTTAAGAGCAAACTCAATTGGACATAGAACACCTTCTGGAACCCCATTGAAAAAACTTACAGAAGTTCCTAccgttgaagaaaaaaaagcgGATATTACTCATTATAGGTCTTCGCCATCACCGGTGCCTAGAATCACAAAGACTGTCTATGCAACTACAGCCAAAGAAACATCAGCTCCAGTCGAAGAATTCAAACCCCCATCCTTCGGTAACGGTACTGCATTACCACAGACTCCTGAAAGAGCTATCACtaaagatttgatagaCTCAGCgacagaagaagaacagcCAAAAATTCATACTGATCTAAGCGTTACCAAAGAAGCTGTTGAACAAAAGATCGACCTTGATTCAAAGCAAGTggtagaagaagaacacGTTATTCTTACACATCAGAAGGAAGTTACTTCTTTGCCAGATGAAACGATTAATGCCGAGAAGGAAACTGACAAGGAATCTCTCAAAAAAGCAGAGCATAACACATCTAAAGTAGATATTCCggattcaaaagaaaaggctCTTCCTGGCAACGATGGTGTCCAGGAAACTATAGTTGAAAAAGTGgttgatgaagaggaaCATCAAATTGAAGTTCAAGATCCTATCGTTGCTGAACGTCAATCAGAATCTCAACCGGAGTCCCAACCGGAGTCCCAACCGGAGACAGGCAAAAGCACCCTCGCTCAGTATATCAGGTCCGCTAATCCAGAACTCCAGAGAGTTAATGAGGAGGATGCTCTTGTTACCCCTAAGATTCCATTAGAAAAGACTCCTTCACCTATAAAATCCgcaatgaagaaaacaaacCACAACAGCCaacaacttcaacaacaatCTCAAGCTTCAAGCGCATATCTGTCTTTAACAACAAAGGAAAACACTAGGTTAAATGCGCAACTTTCTCACGAAAGTTTGAGAGAAACCGCCAGCAAACAACAAGCACAAAATCAATACCGAAGacagcaacagcaaaaCCAGCAGCCTCTAGCTCCTAAGAGAAATTCTCAAAGACCGCAATCAATGATGGCTCAAAGAGTTAATGGTGATAGACGTTCTTTCATGCAGAATAATTCCGGTGTTGCTTCCCCTCGCGATGCTAGACCTAGAAGTGTCGTAGGGAAGCCGTCCAACAATGCCAAATCGCAACAAAATAGTGGACTTTACCCAAGGGAACCTCCTCAAAAGCGTTCAAGCTTCGAAAAGCAAAGACCGATGTCCACCAACCTTGGATTTAAAAACTTATCGTTGAGAGAGGATCCGCAACTCACTGACCAGTACGAGCAGCCTCAAGCCCCATTCCAACCACATCCACAACAAAGACAATCTAGAAACTCAACCCCTGTTAAAAGTGGAGTAACGTACAATGGTGTACAGTATGTCTCCGGATCAGTACCACTGCCTGCTTCCAATACCAACAATAACAAACCAAAAGCGTCGTCAATTGCTCATGGATTCAAATCAAGATTTGCCGACTCTGATTCGGACGAAGAATCCGCAAACCTACAGTTCAGCAACCAAGGGAGTCGATCTACTCAAGTTTCAAGCGAATATGAACCGGCACCTCCTCCACCCGCGCCATACAATCCTCATGCTACTTTGAGACCTCAGCCAGAGCCTCAAATAAACGCAACTCACACTActgagaagaaaaagaagaacaacttCAGCAGTAAACTAAAGAAGCTTTTCGGTAACAAGAAACACTGA
- the AAT1 gene encoding aspartate transaminase AAT1 (similar to uniprot|Q01802 Saccharomyces cerevisiae YKL106W AAT1 Mitochondrial aspartate aminotransferase catalyzes the conversion of oxaloacetate to aspartate in aspartate and asparagine biosynthesis), producing MRIPTRRGLSALSRVTRAPADKILGLTEKFNVDRHPNKINLTVGIYKDNRGRVTTFPSVASAQSLLETSLDLNNDLSYLPITGSQDYQNNVLNFLYRESSDGSELLENNRITFVQTLSGTGALAVASKLLATFVSKTVWIPNPSWANHSNVFQWNGFNQIKYYTYYEDGKLSIDKWLKELKESCSSRDPDWPPSIVLHACCHNPTGVDPTLEQWQQILPVIHDLGITPIIDMAYQGMESGNLIQDAYLLRMCLEYEWPNGLFVCQSFAKNMGLYGERVGSLSVVVPPNPLDLKSTIDSQLKKIVRGIYSSPPGYGSRVANLVLSNPKLKQQWFVDVKNMSDRLWNVRIQMHERLNWPNLVDFKTQHGMFYYTGLNPYQVQILQERYGIYLTEDGRMSLSGVNDGNIDYLCDSLRQVVQ from the coding sequence ATGAGAATACCAACGCGAAGAGGGCTGTCGGCCTTGTCAAGAGTAACTAGGGCTCCTGCTGATAAGATTCTAGGTTTAACAGAGAAGTTTAACGTTGACAGACATCCAAACAAGATAAATCTGACCGTTGGGATCTATAAGGACAACCGGGGCCGTGTGACCACCTTCCCTAGTGTAGCTTCTGCCCAATCATTACTTGAGACGAGTCTCGATCTGAATAATGATTTATCGTATTTGCCTATCACTGGGTCGCAGGATTACCAAAACAATGTGTTAAATTTCTTGTATCGAGAGTCAAGTGACGGGAGTGAATTATTGGAGAACAACAGAATCACGTTTGTGCAAACTTTGAGTGGTACCGGTGCATTAGCTGTAGCTTCAAAACTCTTGGCAACGTTTGTGTCGAAAACCGTATGGATACCAAATCCATCTTGGGCTAATCATTCGAACGTTTTCCAATGGAACGGATTCAATCAGATCAAATATTATACGTACTACGAGGATGGGAAATTGAGTATCGATAAATGGCTCAAGGAACTCAAGGAGAGTTGTAGTTCTAGGGACCCCGACTGGCCCCCCTCTATAGTGTTACACGCTTGCTGTCATAATCCAACAGGAGTGGACCCTACGTTGGAACAATGGCAACAGATATTGCCAGTGATCCATGATTTAGGAATAACTCCCATAATAGACATGGCGTACCAAGGAATGGAATCAGGGAACCTTATACAGGATGCTTATCTATTAAGAATGTGTCTAGAATACGAATGGCCCAACGGTCTATTTGTGTGCCAATCGTTTGCTAAGAACATGGGCTTATACGGTGAACGTGTAGGTTCGTTAAGTGTCGTTGTCCCACCAAATCCCTTGGATCTCAAATCAACCATCGACTCTCAACTAAAGAAGATTGTAAGAGGTATATACTCTTCTCCACCGGGATATGGGTCTCGTGTAGCGAACTTGGTGCTAAGCAATCCAAAATTGAAGCAGCAATGGTTCGTAGACGTTAAGAATATGTCTGATAGACTATGGAACGTTAGAATTCAAATGCATGAGAGATTGAATTGGCCCAATCTTGTTGATTTTAAAACACAACATGGGATGTTTTATTACACAGGGTTAAACCCATATCAGGTTCAAATTCTGCAGGAGAGGTACGGTATTTATTTAACTGAAGACGGCAGGATGTCGTTATCTGGAGTTAACGACGGTAATATTGATTATTTATGCGATTCTTTGCGCCAAGTGGTTCAATAA
- the PDL32 gene encoding putative ADP-ribose 1''-phosphate phosphatase (similar to uniprot|Q04299 Saccharomyces cerevisiae YMR087W Putative ADP-ribose-1''-monophosphatase that converts ADP-ribose-1''-monophosphate to ADP-ribose may have a role in tRNA splicing contains an A1pp domain), whose amino-acid sequence MKVLLIDINARVINHWAKGLGNLLKSGEVSIHNGSLESFEPNGLLKSIVSPGNSFGFLGGGFDLAIQEYFGGSLFERYVRYKLMHSYVPVTNCTVIPLNQFSRDQFQYLLHIPTVVTPVVPDYDRRDPVHSGYRIVFDVTWNALHFPPSETEQLVLPGLCTGYAGVPIPIACKAMCFAIRLFYLKSILSQDLINTMIMCFMGYQYEPFISEDCLMECQKVGIDWDTMHRFNPHEDPLDSILPSGY is encoded by the coding sequence ATGAAGGTGCTTTTGATTGACATCAATGCTCGAGTGATAAACCATTGGGCCAAGGGTTTAGGGAATCTACTTAAATCTGGCGAGGTTTCCATACATAATGGGTCGTTAGAGTCGTTCGAACCGAATGGGCTGTTAAAATCAATAGTGTCACCGGGAAATTCTTTTGGGTTTCTTGGTGGTGGATTTGACCTAGCGATACAGGAATACTTCGGTGGCTCGTTGTTTGAGCGTTATGTTAGATATAAGTTGATGCATTCGTATGTTCCTGTGACGAATTGCACTGTGATTCCCTTGAATCAGTTTAGTAGAGACCAATTCCAGTACCTTTTACATATACCAACTGTTGTGACACCGGTGGTTCCAGATTACGACCGTCGAGATCCAGTCCATTCCGGGTATAGAATCGTATTTGACGTTACGTGGAATGCGTTACACTTCCCTCCAAGTGAAACAGAACAACTGGTTTTACCGGGACTATGTACAGGTTACGCAGGCGTACCGATCCCTATCGCATGTAAAGCCATGTGCTTCGCCATTAGATTGTTCTACCTGAAGAGCATACTGTCGCAAGACCTTATCAACACCATGATCATGTGCTTCATGGGATACCAGTACGAGCCATTTATTAGTGAGGATTGTCTCATGGAATGCCAGAAAGTAGGTATCGACTGGGATACAATGCACCGTTTCAATCCTCATGAAGATCCTTTGGATTCGATCTTACCATCTGGTTACTGA
- the VBA1 gene encoding Vba1p (similar to uniprot|Q04301 Saccharomyces cerevisiae YMR088C VBA1 Permease of basic amino acids in the vacuolar membrane): MNHSTDETTRLLSNRITSSSADEDDLEEMYHRHNLALPKGPILYSLWMGSFLGSLDSTIVANIMNKVAEEFEESDKKQWIVTSFLLTNTAFQPLYGKLSDLAGRKTALMVAHSFFLVGCLFTALSRNLVEFSIARAVCGMGAGGISALSSISVSDICTPKERGVYQGYANVVFGTGSMLGGPIGGWLMDSFGWKVIFAGQVPLIMTCMFLGYRNVNIKLLHVPPRHERYRWENIKRIDLGGSISLIGTISGFLCLCSTDLNKPLLATLTLLSLVLFIMNELYWAPERIIPTDLLSGTFGITSLLTVFSSFIAFGDVFRNPVYLQLVQNISPTSTGGFLLFSSISSALASLATGWILRNTSLGLATCSYLLITIAVCLHFISLSLGYTTISHLEPNPTSHVSALDTSGTNYWFTSNQFRWRVLYVIAMILNSWGYASLLVATLVSIVFTIPKSQQATITGCFYLWRSIGTVLGASSVLTIFESSATTKLYQYLHPINMDKEYESLIHDTSFLRNHFSGKILRDLLEIYNESFLISYIPTFAVSILALIIAFKLFISCDKEVTETKDDSSDSS; the protein is encoded by the coding sequence ATGAACCATTCAACTGATGAAACCACTCGGTTATTAAGCAACCGTATAACGTCATCATCGGCCGATGAGGatgatcttgaagaaatgtATCATAGGCATAACTTAGCATTGCCTAAAGGACCGATTCTTTATTCACTATGGATGGGTAGTTTCTTGGGATCGTTAGACTCCACCATTGTTGCTAATATTATGAACAAAGTTgctgaagaatttgaagaatctgacAAGAAGCAATGGATTGTGACAAGTTTCTTATTGACTAATACTGCTTTCCAGCCGTTGTATGGTAAGCTGTCGGATTTAGCAGGTAGAAAAACGGCATTAATGGTAGCTCATTCGTTCTTCCTTGTCGGATGTCTGTTCACAGCTCTTTCTCGTAATTTGGTCGAATTTTCCATTGCCAGAGCAGTATGCGGTATGGGAGCAGGAGGTATCAGTGCACTCAGTAGCATCAGTGTAAGCGATATTTGTACCCCAAAGGAGAGAGGCGTGTACCAGGGATATGCGAATGTTGTATTTGGTACAGGGTCAATGTTAGGTGGCCCTATTGGTGGTTGGCTCATGGATTCTTTTGGGTGGAAGGTTATATTTGCTGGACAGGTTCCATTGATCATGACTTGTATGTTCCTTGGATACAGAAACGTGAATATCAAGTTGTTGCACGTTCCACCAAGACATGAACGCTATAGATGGGAAAACATAAAACGGATTGATCTTGGAGGCTCGATCTCTTTGATTGGTACGATATCAGGGTTCTTATGTCTATGTTCTACGGACCTTAATAAACCATTGTTAGCAACACTGACACTGCTTTCACTTGTATTATTTATTATGAACGAATTATACTGGGCCCCTGAACGTATCATCCCTACCGATCTACTTTCAGGAACGTTCGGAATAACCTCGTTACTAACGGTCTTTTCCTCCTTTATTGCGTTCGGTGATGTGTTTAGGAATCCCGTATACCTTCAATTAGTCCAAAACATTTCTCCTACCAGCACCGGTGGGTTCCTATTGTTTTCCAGCATATCAAGTGCCCTTGCAAGTCTAGCTACTGGGTGGATCTTGAGAAATACGAGCCTAGGTCTAGCTACTTGTTCATATCTGTTGATTACCATTGCTGTCTGTCTACATTTCATTTCCCTTTCATTGGGTTATACTACCATATCACACCTGGAACCGAACCCTACATCCCATGTCAGCGCTTTAGACACTAGTGGTACCAATTACTGGTTCACTTCAAATCAGTTCAGGTGGAGAGTCCTTTACGTTATAGCAATGATCTTGAACAGTTGGGGTTACGCATCACTCTTGGTAGCAACGTTGGTTAGTATTGTATTCACTATTCCCAAATCTCAACAGGCCACTATCACCGGCTGTTTCTACTTATGGAGATCTATTGGTACTGTTCTTGGAGCCAGTTCTGTTCTCActatttttgaatcttcGGCAACCACTAAGTTATACCAATATTTGCATCCGATTAACATGGATAAAGAGTACGAGTCACTAATTCACGATACTAGTTTCCTAAGAAATCATTTTAGTGGAAAGATATTGCGTGATTTGTTAGAAATCTACAACGAATCCTTTTTGATCTCCTACATTCCTACATTTGCAGTTAGCATACTCGCATTGATCATCGCATTCAAGCTATTCATTTCCTGCGATAAAGAAGTTACAGAAACGAAAGACGACTCATCCGATTCAAGTTGA